The segment GAGCTGTTTTGACGATCTACTCCATCGCTTTGATGTTTTCATTTACTGCAATGATCATGAATTATACGGGAAGTCTTGGAACGATTGCTTTGTTCTTAGTGATGCTATTTGCTGCTATTTTATTATTTGAATTGATCGGATTGATCAATGAAAAATACCAATTCATTCTAAAAACATTACGGTTTTTAGGGAATAAAGAATACCGTACACAAGTGATGCAGAAATACTTTAAGAAATGGAAAAGACCTTAATGGAGAACAATAAAAAAAAGCCGATTTTAATTAGCATTGTGACAGCAAATAGTAAAAAAATATTCCAGACATTAGATACGATCATTGCGACGATCGGTGAAGAACCGGCAATTGAATTTCAAATTTTTGATAATAACTCGACACCTGAATACCAAGAACGATTACGCGAATATTTAAAATATCCGTTCATGAATATTTATTTCAATAATGAAAACCGAGGCTTTGGATTTGGTCATAACCATACCTTGCTCCAAAGCGCTGCAAAATATGCGGTGATTTTTAATCCAGATATTTTAGTAGATGAGCAGACGGTGATCGACCTGGTTGCGCTCTTAGAAACGCATCCTGAATGTGCGATGTTGGCACCTAAAATCTTGAATGAAGATGGGACGACTCAATACTTGATTAGACAGCGTTTAGCTCTATTCGACTATGTACTACGTTTCATTCCTTTCAAATTTGTCAAAAAAATGTTTGATCGGCGATTGAATCGCTTTGAATGTCGTGATTTGCCAGAGGATCGTGATTCTTATGTGCGCATGATTTCTGGTAGTTTTATGGTAGTAGATGTTGCGAAATTTAAATCAATCAATGGGTTTGATACTCGCTACTTTATGTATTTTGAAGATAATGATCTTTGTTTAAGTTTTGAAAAAGCAAACGAAAAGATCCTTTATACGCCACGTTATAGTGCCATCCATCTATATGGAAAAGGGGCGCATCGTAACTTCAAACTTTTTCGAATATTTTTAAATTCAATGATGAAATTCTTCCATAAGTGGGGGTGGACTTTCTTCTAATGACACCAGAAATAGCAGTAGTGATCGTATTGTATCACCAAAAAATCAACCAATCGCCTTCTTACGATTATTTAAAAGCAGCTATCCAAGCTGGGACAGTGGAGTTAGTTATTTTTGATAATAGTCCTGTTGCACATGCTGATGTGCTTTATTCAGAAAAGAACGTCCATTATCATCATGATCCAGCAAATCCAGGCCTAGCGGTTGCTTACAATTATGCAATTGACCACATTTCAGATACGGTACAGACACTTATAACATTAGATCAGGACACTCAGTTAGGTACTGATTATTTGGAAACTGTAGCCGAACTCACTTGGACAAAGGAGCGAGTAGCTGCGGTCCCCTTAGTATTTTCTGGTACAAAACAAATCTCTCCGGTGTGGGCAGACCACTATATCAATCGCCACTTCGAAGTGATCGAAGAGCCAGTAGTAACACGTCAACGGATTATGGCAATCAATTCTGGCGCGGCATTCTCGCTCACATTTTTAAGAGAGATCAATGGCTATAATACAGTGTTCCCACTCGATTTTTTAGATCATTGGCTTTTTTGGCAAATCAAACAATTAAACAAAGAAATTGTAGTTTTAGCCACTAGCATGACTCATGATCTCTCAGTATTAGATTATAAAAAAGTTAACGTAACACGCTATCAGTCGATATTGGCTGCTGAGTCGATCTTTTACCAAGAATACGACCGTCAGCATTTAATGCAACATCGGAAGCAGTTAGTATTAAGAATGACAAAGCAATTTTTGACTGTCAAGAATCGTCAAATCTGGCGAATGACTTTACGTTCGTTTGTTGATAATTGGAAGGTGTGAAATGATGCGATCGGTTTGTATAGCAACCTTTAATGGTGGCGCGTATTTAAAAGAACAATTGGATAGTATCTTAAAGCAACTTTCTCCAGAAGATGAAGTGATTATTTCGGATGATGGTTCAGTCGATGATACTTGGTCGATCTTAACAGAATATGCACATAATGATCCACGTATCAAACTTTTTGAAGGTCCCAAACAAGGTTTGATCAAAAATTTTGGCTTTGCGATTGAACAAGCTCAGGGAGACCTGATATTTTTAGCAGATCAAGATGATGTATGGTTAGATGGGAAAGTAGAGAAAATCACACAATACTTTAGCCTTCATCCAAAACAACTAGTAGTTATTTCAGATTTAGTGATCGTAGATAGCCAGTTGAATGAGATCCATTCCTCATACTTTACCTTTAGGAGATCCAAAGAAGGCTGGTTGACGAATTTGATTCGTAGTAACTATATCGGTGCAGGGATGGCTTTTCGCTCTTCATTAAAAGAGACGATCTTACCGATACCTGACAATGTACCGATGCATGATATGTGGATCGGTTTGCTGGCGGGGAATCATGCGGGCTTTATTCGAGAACCGCTGACTCTTTATCGGCGACACGATTTTAATGCAAGTGAAATTGAAACGAAGAGTAGTTGGCGCCAGAAAATCACTTGGCGGATTCATTTGATCCAAGCACTCATTCAGCGGAAATGGAAAAAATATCCCTAAAAGATATTGTTAAATTCTCAAGAAATCCATGACAAATAGTAGGATTGATGAGATAATAACGAAAGTGAAAATTTAAAGAAAAAGGAGCGCTTATATTCATGAAAGGAATCATCCTTGCGGGAGGAAGCGGAACACGCTTGTATCCACTAACAAAGGCAACCTCGAAACAGTTGATGCCAGTCTACGATAAACCAATGATCTATTATCCAATGTCTATTTTGATGTTGGCAGGTATCAAGGAGATATTGATTATTTCAACACCTCAAGATACCCCACGCTTTAAAGAATTATTTGGAAATGGGCATGATCTAGGTATTCACCTTGAATATGCGGTTCAAGAGAGTCCCGATGGCCTAGCTCAAGCTTTTATCATTGGGGAAGAATTTATTGGCGATGATAGTGTTTGTCTTGTTTTAGGAGATAATATCTACTATGGTGGCGGACTATCAAAAATGTTGCAACGTGCTGCCTCTAGAGAAAGTGGAGCGACTGTTTTCGGGTATCATGTTAATGATCCGGAACGTTTTGGTGTGGTCGAATTTGATGAAAATATGCAAGCTCTCTCTATTGAAGAGAAACCAACAGAACCAAAATCAAATTATGCTGTCACAGGACTTTATTTCTACGACAACGATGTGATTTCAATTGCAAAAGAAATCAAACCATCTGAGCGTGGCGAACTAGAGATCACTGACGTCAACAAAGCATATTTAGAAAGAGGAAAACTTTCTGTAGAGATTATGGGACGTGGTTTTGCTTGGTTAGATACAGGTACGCATGAATCTTTACTTGAAGCCTCTACATTTATTGAAACGATTGAAAAGCGTCAAAACTTAAAAGTTGCTTGTTTAGAAGAGGTGGCTTATCGAATGGGCTATATCGACAAACAACAATTAGCTGTTTTGGCAGAACCACTGAAAAAAAATCAATATGGTCAATATTTATTAAGATTGGCTGCTGAATAAGGAGTTTTTAGTGATGAAAGTGACGGATACTAAATTAACAGATGTTAAAATTATCGAAATGGATGTTTTTGGGGACCATCGTGGTTTCTTTACAGAAAGCTATTCAAAAGCAAAATTTGCGGAACATGGATTAGATTTTGATTTTGTCCAAGACAATCACTCTCTATCTGCTGAAGCCGGAGTGATTCGTGGTTTGCATTTTCAAAAAGGGGCATCCGCTCAAACAAAATTGATCCGTGTCACTTCAGGAGCAGTCTTAGATGTGATCGTCGATATTCGTAAAGGTAGTCCAACCTATGGACAGTGGGAAAGTTATATCTTATCTGAACATAATCATCGTCAATTACTTGTACCCAAGGGATACGCACATGGGTTCGTGACATTGACACCAAATGTGAATTTCCTTTATAAATGCGATAATTATTATGATGCCGCAGCAGACGGTGGGATCGCATTTGACGATCCAGAGTTAGCGATTGATTGGCCAATCGATCTTTCAAAAGCGATCATGTCTGAAAAAGATCATAATCATCCTACACTGAAAGAATTTGAAGCAGAAAACCCATTTGTTTATGGTGAAATCTAACATTTGATGAGGAGAAATATTAAATGAAAAATATCATTGTTACTGGTGGAGCAGGCTTCATTGGATCAAATTTTGTACATTATGTTGTACAAAACCACCCAGAAGTACATGTGACAGTCTTAGATAAATTAACTTATGCAGGAAACAAAGAAAATCTAGCAGGATTGCCAACTGATCGTGTGGAGCTAGTTGTCGGAGATATTGCAGATGCAGAATTAGTCGATCGATTAGTGGAAAAAGCAGATGCAGTGGTTCATTATGCTGCTGAATCACATAATGATAATTCTCTTAAAGATCCGTTTCCGTTTGTACACACGAACATCATTGGTACGTATACATTGCTAGAAGCTTGCCGTAAGTACGATGTTCGTTATCATCATGTTTCTACGGATGAAGTCTATGGTGACCTACCATTACGTGAAGATTTACCAGGTCATGGAGAGGGTGAAGGTGAGAAGTTCACTGCGGAAACACCTTACAACCCGTCCAGCCCCTATTCTTCAACAAAAGCTGGTTCTGATTTATTAGTGAAAGCTTGGGTTCGTTCATTTGGACTAAAGGCGACAATCTCAAATTGTTCCAATAACTATGGACCTTATCAACACATTGAAAAATTCATTCCACGTCAAATCACCAATATTTTAAGTGGTATCCAACCTAAGTTATACGGAGAAGGAAAAAATGTTCGTGATTGGATCCATACGAATGACCACTCTTCTGCCGTATGGTTGATCCTAACCAAAGGGAATATTGGGGAAACCTATTTGATTGGCGCTGATGGCGAGGAAGACAACAAAACCGTATTGGAAATGATCTTAGAAATGATGGGTCAGCCTAAAGATGCCTATGAACATGTCAAAGATCGTGCTGGCCATGATTTGCGTTATGCGATCGACTCAACCAAGCTTCGACAAGAACTTGGTTGGCAACCAGAGTTCACTAATTTCCGTGATGGTTTAGCAGAAACTATCAAGTGGTACGAAGAGAACCAAGAATGGTGGCAAAAAGAGAAAGAAGCAGTTGAAGCAGCTTACGCTAAAAATGGACAATAAGAGGCGAGAAATCGAATTCCCTCGAACAAGCTGCGTAGATAAGAGTCAGAGACTTCCTCTTATCAGATGTTTTTCTTGCTTGAATAGATAGCTTGAGAGACTCAACCTCTTTTTAAATAGTCATTGAAGGGGCACTGCGTTTAACTGACGCTGCCCTTTTTTCATGAAAAATTTTTTAAGAACGCTGGATGGATGCTCATCCTCTCGAAAAGCGAGAACCGATATGGTAGAATAAGCTTGGTTCTTAGAACGTGGTTGGCACATAAGTGTTCTGCCGTTGTTTGGGGATAAGGGGAAATAATGAGACCGTTATTTTTGTCCAATACTCCGAACAAACAGTTGAATGAATCGAACTTCAAAGATAAAGCGTTCATTAAAGACAACATGATAGCTAATGATATTTTTACAAAAAAAAGTTTAAAAATAAATAAATCAAGGAGCGATTGCGTTATGTTTTTATTAACAGGTGGAAATGGTCAACTTGGTACCGAGTTACGTCATTTATTAGATGAGAAAGGGTTAGATTATGTTTCGACTGACGCCCAAGAACTGGATATCACGGATGCAGAAAAAACAATGGCTTATATCACAGACTTAAAGCCTGAAGTCATCTTCCATTGTGCAGCCTATACTGCTGTCGATAAAGCAGAAGACGAAGGAAAAGAATTAGATGAAAAAATCAATGTAGACGGAACGAGAAATGTTGCATTGGCAGCGAAAGCAGTGAATGCAACATTGATTTATATCAGTACCGATTATGTCTTTGATGGTAAAAAAGAAGATGAAGAATATCTAGAAGATGATGCAACGAATCCATTGAATGAATATGGTCGTACAAAACTACTAGGCGAACAAGCAGTGCAGGAAATTTTAGAAGATTATTATATTATTCGTACGTCATGGGTATTTGGTGTATATGGTCATAACTTTGTTTATACGATGCAACGTTTGGCACAAACCCATGATCGATTAACAGTGGTCAATGACCAATTTGGACGTCCGACATGGACACGCACACTGGCCGAATTTATGGTTTATGTAATCGAAGAAAAAGTACCATATGGTGTCTATCATCTATCAAACGAGAATAGTTGTTCATGGTATGAATTCGCAAAAGAAATCTTAAAAGATACAGCAGTAGAAGTAGCTCCTGTTACTTCAGCCGAATATCCACAAAAAGCAACACGTCCACAATATTCAGTGATGAGCCTGAAGAAAACGGAAGATCTTGGTTTTGTTATTCCAACGTGGCAAGAAGCACTTGAACAAATGTTACAAGCTTCTGAAAAATTAAACAAATAAGGTTTTTCCTTAGAAAAAAGAAACAACGAAGAAATTGGAGAATTTTATGGAAAAACAAACAAGAAGTGCAAGGCGAGATAAATCACGAGAACCGGAGACAGAACAGACGAATCTATTTTTAGATATCCTATTGAAATTACGTTATGTGATTGGCTTATTGGTGATCGTTATCGTTGTGACCTTCAACTTGAATGGTAGCTCGATCGGTAGCTGGGATAACTATGTATCCCAAAGAGATGACGGGAAAAAGACGGATGTTATTTTTGGTCAAAATCGAGAAGTTCGTTCAGATGAATGGCTAGTCCAAACGCCTTTTTATTTCTCTCAAGCAGAATCGGGTTATCCGGTCATCAACGAAGATTATTCGTTGAATGGTCAAAATATGATTATTGCCTACAATTCACCAGTAAAAGATATCACTGTTATCGGTAAACCATTTAACTGGGGATTCTTCTTTTTGGGAAGGGATCGAGGATTGTCCTTTTATTGGGCAATGAAACTGGTAGTCATGGTCCTGTTAGGATTTGAACTCCTGATGATCTTAACGAAAAGAAACAAGCCACTTTCGTTGATTGGGTCATTTGCATTGACCTTCTCACCAGCTGTTCAATGGTGGTTCATGCAACACGTTGGCGATTTGATTTTCTTTACAATTGGTTTAATGGTCGCCTTTTATCATTATTTTTATCAACATGAAAAAAAGTGGCTGCGTGCATTGATGATGTTATTAGTGGTCATATTCGGTCTCGGATTTATCTTAGTTATCTATCCGGCCCATCAAGTGATGCTCGCCTATCTATTAGTTTTTTATTTTGTCGGTTTACTGATCTATTACCGCAAAAAAATACAATGGGATTGGTTTGACGCTGTATTGATTACTGCTGCGTTGTTGTTTATTGGTATTGTCATGTGGCATTTTTGGTCAATTTCTAAAGATGCGTTACTCGTCTCTTTGAATACGTTGTATCCTGGGAATCGAGTAAGTACAGGTGGTAAATGGAAATTTAGTGAATTTTTCTATTTCTTAACGAACTGGAAAATCCCATTCGAGGATATCAGTTTCTCAAATAATTCAGAAGTAGCACTATTTTACCATTTCTTCCCAACTGTCTTTTTAGCAAGTCCATTTGTCTTGTTTGGAAAAAAAGACGACGATCAAAAAAATATTGGTCGGATCTTAATGCTCTTTTGTCTCTTCGCGATTTTTTGGATCACCATTGGCTTACCTAGAACGATGGCTCAATTGACCTTGTTATCATTTGTCCCACCATTTCGTGCGATCTTAACTTTCAGCTTTGCTGCCTTTCTATTATCGATTTGGTTTATCGCGTACATTTGGAAACACGATGTCATCCCAACGTGGTATAAATTCGTCTTATTGATTGCTAATGCAGGTATCTATTACTATGCGTTACAAGGTTCCAAGATGGAAGGCTATTTCTCTGGCTTTGAGTTAATCAGTGTGATTGTTTTGGGAACACTCCTTTTAGCATTTGCACTGTTTCGACAACGCGTCTTTTTCTACCTTTCATTTAGTGCATTGATCATTGCTTCTGGTTTCTTTGTGAATCCAGTTGTCCAAGGAACAGGTGCGATTTTTGAAAAAACGTTAGCCAAGGAAATCCAAAAAATCGATCAACAGGATCCAGGTCAAGTATGGTTAACCGAAGATGAGCTCTATAATTTCACACCGGCTTTAGGGGTAAAGGCATTCAATACGGTCCGCTTTTATCCAGACAAAGCTGCATGGCAATTGATTGATCCAGAATGGGAATATGAGCGTTTCTACAATCGTTATGCCCATACTAGAGCTTTTATTGCCAAAGAAGATACAGCCTTCAAGCTAGATCGTCCAGACATGTTCTCAGTGACTTTGAATTTTGATGATGCTGAAAAGTTAGGCATCAAATATGTCGTAACCAAGCGTCCATTAGATGACTATAATCAGCGTAATGAAGCGCAGTTCACTAAATTATATGGACCAGACGACGATGGGCACATGATCTATGAAGTAGCGTATCCAAACTATGCTACTTGGCAAACACAGTCTACTGGTCAATAAAAAACTTTTAGTTTGAAGAAGATGTGTGCAAAAAAAGAGGATATTGGATCAGTTAGAAATCATCGTGATAACGCTGATCCAATGATCCGTTTTTAAAAAGTATTATTTGGAAGAGGAGGTGGAAACCATTCAAACATTTGTCGAAAAATTCATAAATAAAATGAGTACTGGGATCTTGTTAATGATGCTAATCGCTCTTTTTTCTGTCTGGACGATCGGTATAGGCACACCAGCTACTTTATTTTTATATGAACATAGCGCACAGTTCGTCACTTTTGGTGTATTTGTCTTAACAGGACTGAATATCTATAAAGCAAGAGGATTTGACTTTTTTTATCTAGGAGCAGCAGTTGTAATCTTCGGTTTCTATACGTATTTCAGTGGAATACGAGAAGGTTCTTTGGCAGGTAATCTGTTGATCCCGATTTTGATTCTGATTGGATTGAGTGTAAAGTGGATCGAATTTGACAAAGTAGATCGGGGAATTTATTTGCTTGTCTTCTCATTTTTCCTTGCTGTGACGGTATATCGAGTATTTACAGAGATTCAAGTACCTGAAGGACAAAGTATATGGAACCAAGATAATAAATTATCCGATATTTGGATCAATACAAATACGATTGGCAGCTCGTTGATGATGCTTGGACTACTGATCAGTGGTTTCGCCAGTTCATTTGAACGTTGGTATATTCGGATCCTTGGAGTACCAGCGATCATTGCTGCATTTTTAGGAATCTGGGTATGTCAATCACGCTCGGCATTGATTGCGATCATCATTTTTGCTTTATTGGATATCTGGCCTAAAAGATTCTTTAAATTTATTCGTGCCCCTTTTATCGGCTATTTAGCTATTTTTAGCTTGGCGCTACCGATATCCTATTTAGCTGCCAATTCTGAAGAGATCAATCTCTTCACTGGAAGAGAGGGCATATGGCTGAAATTTTATCAAACGATTTCCGAGAGTACAGAGCAACTACTGGTTGGAATGAAGCCTTTTCTTTATTTTCGTGGGAATGAGGTTTTAGGTAATCACAATAGTTATAATTCTATTTTGAATTTATATGGATTGATAGGAATCGCAATTGTAGGGATTTTATTACTTGTTTTTGTTGGAAGACTAACACTGAAAGCTGATTATTCGAATGGACAGCTTACGTTCTTATGGGCATTCATGGCAGTAATGATCCAATCGTTTATGGAAGATACATTGACTTCTTTCCCTTGGGTACCTATCGGCTACTTGTTGTTAGCGATGGCAAGTCATCGTTACGATCAGCCACCAGGTAAGCAAATAAAAATACAAGAGGAAAATCAACTGTCAACTTCAAGACTTGCACGCTATCACTGAATTTGAAAATAAGGGGTGTGAGACAACAGCAACAATTATTTTGTCTGTCACCTTAGAATCGAATAAATGGTGGAAACAGGAGCAAGCACTTCGGAAATAAGGCTATACACTTCTGTCCCAATCTCAATCAAAAAAATAAAAACGTGGGTAAGCCTTTTTTGGCAGGCCCACGTTTTTTGCTTCATTGCAATTAAGTATCATCTTTTGTAAAATAGTAACGTTGACAAAAAGTTTGCTTAATAGAAAATTAAGAAACAACGAATATCGCAGTCCTTGGCTCAATATGTGGTAAAATGGCTGTTGACTGTAATTAATTGAAACTGCTTGGAGGAACACAAATGTTGAAAGATTTGTTTTTATTTATGAAGGATATCTATCAAAATCGAAAGCTATTACTTCAATTCTCGTTAAACGATTTTAAATCGCGTTTTGCGGGTTCATTTTTAGGGATTTTATGGGCGTTCATCAATCCCGTGTTTACGGTTCTCATTTACTGGTTAGTCTTTGGCTTCGGCTTGAAAGCGGCAATGACTGACGGGAAGTATCCGTTTATCGTCTATCTGATCACAGGGATGGTCCCATGGTTCTTTTTCTCAGATGCGTTTACCTCTACAACACTTGTTTTCCGAGAATACACCTATTTAGTGAAAAAAGTGGTATTCAATATCCGTATCTTACCAACAACTAAAATCCTTTCAAACTTGTACTCACATATGTTCTTTATTTTGATTGGTTTAGTCGTAACAATGGGACATGGTATTTTTCCAACGGTCATGTCTTTACAATTGATTTATTATCTATTTTGTATGGTTGCTTTTTTGACCGGATTGACGTGGTTGACCGCATCGATTCAACCTTTTATACCAGATATCATGCAATTTATCACAATTTTGCTACAGCTGATTATGTGGACATTGCCGATTCTTTGGAGTCCTAGTCAATTTAATCCAGCAATCATAAAGATTCTAAAATTAAACCCACTGTATTATGTTGTTCAAGGTTACCGTGAATCATTTTTAAGTCAAGCTTGGTTCTGGGAACATGGTACTTATACAATCTATTTTTGGGTAGTTACATTAATCATGTTCGTAATCGGTTCCTTAGTGTTCCGTAGATTGAAACCACATTTTTCAGATGTGCTGTAAGGAGTATAGTTATGACAGAATACGCAATTAAATTAAACAACATCACTAAATCATACAATATGTATGCGAAACCGACGGATCGTTTTAGAGAAGCTTTGAATCCTTTCAAGAAATCGTACCATGATGTGTTCTATGCATTGAAAAATATTGATGTAGAGATTAAAAAAGGTGAAATGATTGGTTTTGTCGGTGAAAATGGTTCTGGTAAATCAACGATGCTCAAAATCATTACAGGCGTTTTGACTCCAACAAGTGGAACCATGGAGATCGAAGGAAAGATTTCTGCCTTACTTGAATTGGGTTCAGGTTTTAATCCAGAATATTCTGGGTATGAAAATATTTATTTAAATGGAATGGTTCTTGGCTTTTCACGTGAAGAAGTCGATGCGATGGTGGATGACATCATTGATTTCGCAGATATCGGAGACCACGTTTATCAACCAGTTAAAACTTACTCAAGTGGGATGTTCGTACGCTTAGCTTTTGCGGTAGCGATCAATGTCAATCCAGATATTCTGATTGTTGATGAGGCACTCGCAGTAGGTGACTTGGAGTTCCAATTGAAATGTATGGAAAAATTTACGGAAATCAAAAATTCTGGGAAGACGATTTTATTTGTTTCCCATGATATCAGCTCGATCCGTCGTTTCTGCGACCGTTCTTACTGGCTAAAAAATGGTGAAGTTGTAGAATTTGGTGATACGATGGATGTGACAACCAATTACGAAAACTTCTTAAAGAAAAAATCAGTAAAAACAGTAGATCGTAACAAAAATCAAGTGGAGCGCTTTGCTGCCCCAGATATCGTCGATGTGTTAAGTGCTGAGTTACTAGATGAAAACAAGCAACCAATCGATATGTTAGAACAAGGGGAAGATCTTTATGTCAAGGTTACTTATGAAGTGAAAGATGATACCATCAAAAAACCTGTATTAGGGATTGCCCTACGAACGGTCGATAATTTCTATGTCTGTGGCTTGAATACCTTACTGGACGATATCACGATTCCTTGGGAAAAAGGAAAAAACGTCTTTTATCTCAAGTATAAGAAGTTAGGCTTACTTGCTGGCGAATACTATTTCGATGTGGCGGTTTTTGAAGAAAATGCCACTGTTCCATTAGTTTATAAAACGAAGTATATGAACTTATTTGTGACGGGTTCTTATATTGGTGAAGGGATCGTGGTCTTGGATCACCAGTGGAAAGAAGGAGATCAAAACAATGAAGTATGATTTCGAAATGGATTTAGATGAACAAAGTAGCGTAGGTAAGATTGTCGGACAAATTAAACCAGGAAGTAAAGTCTTGGAATTTGGTCCAGGCAATGGACGCATGACGAAACATTTGATCGGTGCAAAAAACTGTGAAGTAAGCATCGTTGAACTGGACAAAGAACTATTTGATTACGTCAATGAAATTGCACAAGATGGTTTTTATGGCGATATTGAAAGTTTTGAATGGGCAAAATATTATGCTGGTCAAACGTTTGATTATATATTATTTGCAGATGTCTTGGAACATTTAGTGGATCCTTTGAAGACATTAAAAAAAGTCAGAGAGTTTCTAAATGAAGAAGGCGAGATTTTGATTACTTTTCCTAATCTCGTGCATAACTCTGTATTGATCCACCTCTTTAATAACGAATTGCCGTGGGCTTCGTTTGGGCTACTAGATGAAACACATAATTCATTTTATACCCACGAAGGCTTTCAAAAAGTATTTGCAAACGCTGATCTGCACATCAACATTGAAGATTATTTATATCTAGCAGTAGGGGATACTGAATTGAAGTCGGCATATACTGACTTACCAGAAGCAGTTCGTTATGATTTCAAAATGCGCCCATTTGGCGAAGTGTATCAATACTTCTTTTCATTGAAAAAACACCCAAATGTGGAAGCTAAAATCAATTCACCGCAAAATTCAAATTATGTCAAAATGATGGAAATCATCAAAAAGAGTACGCAAGAAGAAACATTACAGATCCCGTTCAATAATTATACGGGAGAAAACCAAGTATTGACTTTTCCACTGACAGAAGAACCGGTAAGTTTTATTTTTCAATTTGAAAAGCAACCAAGTTATCTTGAGTTCAGTGTTGAAGTAGACGGAGTAAAGCTTGATTTTATCGCATCGAATGCGGTCATCAAAACAGCGACAGACTGTTATATCTTTGATGGATCAGAAGCACCAAGACTAGAATTGACCGATATAAGTGGAGAAACGATCAAAATCTCTTGCCATTATCGATTCATTGGTGAATTACCAGCAACGATGACTGAAGTCCTTAGAGAAATCAAACCTATGGCTGCTGTTCAAAAAGAACTATCTGCTGAAAACGAGAGATTAACAAAAGAAAACCAGCACTTGCAAATAGAGAATAAAGAGCTGACGAAAGTCTTGAAGACTACGGCTGATCGATATTTTGACTTGTTGCAGCCTAACAATTGGGCAATAAAGCCAAAAGGACGATTAGGGAGACCAAAAGAAACGGCAAAAAAAATCCAAGCCAAAGATCTTTCTCTTTGTATCGACGAAAAAAATTGGGATCCAGAAACAAAATTACTCAAAATCATTGGATGGGGAATTTCAAATGCGGAACGTAAACCTTTATCTTATAAGTTGTCTGTAGATCAATCACCATTCTTCGAGGTTCAGCAGATTGAGCGAGCCGAAGTGAATGAAGCCGAAAAACTTCCTCCCCACACAAAAGCTGGTTTTGAGATACAGATAGCGTGTGAACAAGAAAAATCATTTTTGATTGAATTGATTGCAGAAAATGGGCAGTCTTGGCTAGTTGAAATATAAATAACTTATTAGGTAAAGGAGTACCAAACCAGTGCAAAAAAAAGAAATTGCTGTATTT is part of the Enterococcus mundtii genome and harbors:
- a CDS encoding EpaQ family protein, whose protein sequence is METIQTFVEKFINKMSTGILLMMLIALFSVWTIGIGTPATLFLYEHSAQFVTFGVFVLTGLNIYKARGFDFFYLGAAVVIFGFYTYFSGIREGSLAGNLLIPILILIGLSVKWIEFDKVDRGIYLLVFSFFLAVTVYRVFTEIQVPEGQSIWNQDNKLSDIWINTNTIGSSLMMLGLLISGFASSFERWYIRILGVPAIIAAFLGIWVCQSRSALIAIIIFALLDIWPKRFFKFIRAPFIGYLAIFSLALPISYLAANSEEINLFTGREGIWLKFYQTISESTEQLLVGMKPFLYFRGNEVLGNHNSYNSILNLYGLIGIAIVGILLLVFVGRLTLKADYSNGQLTFLWAFMAVMIQSFMEDTLTSFPWVPIGYLLLAMASHRYDQPPGKQIKIQEENQLSTSRLARYH
- a CDS encoding ABC transporter permease, whose product is MLKDLFLFMKDIYQNRKLLLQFSLNDFKSRFAGSFLGILWAFINPVFTVLIYWLVFGFGLKAAMTDGKYPFIVYLITGMVPWFFFSDAFTSTTLVFREYTYLVKKVVFNIRILPTTKILSNLYSHMFFILIGLVVTMGHGIFPTVMSLQLIYYLFCMVAFLTGLTWLTASIQPFIPDIMQFITILLQLIMWTLPILWSPSQFNPAIIKILKLNPLYYVVQGYRESFLSQAWFWEHGTYTIYFWVVTLIMFVIGSLVFRRLKPHFSDVL
- a CDS encoding ABC transporter ATP-binding protein, producing the protein MTEYAIKLNNITKSYNMYAKPTDRFREALNPFKKSYHDVFYALKNIDVEIKKGEMIGFVGENGSGKSTMLKIITGVLTPTSGTMEIEGKISALLELGSGFNPEYSGYENIYLNGMVLGFSREEVDAMVDDIIDFADIGDHVYQPVKTYSSGMFVRLAFAVAINVNPDILIVDEALAVGDLEFQLKCMEKFTEIKNSGKTILFVSHDISSIRRFCDRSYWLKNGEVVEFGDTMDVTTNYENFLKKKSVKTVDRNKNQVERFAAPDIVDVLSAELLDENKQPIDMLEQGEDLYVKVTYEVKDDTIKKPVLGIALRTVDNFYVCGLNTLLDDITIPWEKGKNVFYLKYKKLGLLAGEYYFDVAVFEENATVPLVYKTKYMNLFVTGSYIGEGIVVLDHQWKEGDQNNEV
- a CDS encoding class I SAM-dependent methyltransferase encodes the protein MKYDFEMDLDEQSSVGKIVGQIKPGSKVLEFGPGNGRMTKHLIGAKNCEVSIVELDKELFDYVNEIAQDGFYGDIESFEWAKYYAGQTFDYILFADVLEHLVDPLKTLKKVREFLNEEGEILITFPNLVHNSVLIHLFNNELPWASFGLLDETHNSFYTHEGFQKVFANADLHINIEDYLYLAVGDTELKSAYTDLPEAVRYDFKMRPFGEVYQYFFSLKKHPNVEAKINSPQNSNYVKMMEIIKKSTQEETLQIPFNNYTGENQVLTFPLTEEPVSFIFQFEKQPSYLEFSVEVDGVKLDFIASNAVIKTATDCYIFDGSEAPRLELTDISGETIKISCHYRFIGELPATMTEVLREIKPMAAVQKELSAENERLTKENQHLQIENKELTKVLKTTADRYFDLLQPNNWAIKPKGRLGRPKETAKKIQAKDLSLCIDEKNWDPETKLLKIIGWGISNAERKPLSYKLSVDQSPFFEVQQIERAEVNEAEKLPPHTKAGFEIQIACEQEKSFLIELIAENGQSWLVEI